In a genomic window of Mageeibacillus indolicus UPII9-5:
- a CDS encoding DUF3160 domain-containing protein produces MKKTLALLLITALLFQLSSCTETPGGSARSDNPSNPSNPIAIKPHTDPAFAVSKVAEYKGPAAVPAYAVESDLKNIFNLNQFRAGTDEQGDFYFAINILPDAAKYIERNGFVVLPSHKSTFYDTYETNRYNAVPSFITTDSVLHTFYLMYDYVLKDVERQTLDKTLKDLTSSMFRTSAEQYERLKGGNFANAARRNLAYFAVAYKLLFPNFEPPEEVAETVAQEMSLIEAANGIAPSPVVNLGSKAKSDTDLYQQDYSQFKVRGHYIFSEGMKRYFKANMWYGQVTFRAAVEDELKSSLLMAANTVKPEIKKMWQTIFNTINFFVGECDDITALDYESALREVYQGEMTEDKVTDSGKLSKAIKLINKLPPPAVNSVPIYKEEIQPDQVKAVKGFRFMGQRFTVDAAIFQKLMDRAVKGRMLPKGLDIPAALGSAEAEKILKQNFDVKKYPAYAANLKLCRDYMQNLKEDVWTSNLYWSWINMLRPLADNADRKGFPFFMQNDAWRRKELTTFLASWTELKYTTALYSKPPIAEMGGASAGNMPPPDDRGYVEPNPTLYKRMAALTRQTAAGLEALGLSTAELQTHFNKLNNIADRLGDIATKELANTPRSLEEYEFIRQYGAELEHFWKTAKKDEMDSLDLDPARFQEFHPDGVVADVATDPNGEVLQEATGFADNIVVAFPRDGKVVLGRGAVYSQFEFTVPLSQRMTINEWHKLLREASQTELNKYYAVWQDYVCTKENLVQ; encoded by the coding sequence ATGAAAAAAACACTTGCACTCTTACTTATTACAGCTTTACTTTTCCAGCTAAGCTCTTGTACCGAAACGCCTGGAGGCTCCGCCCGCAGCGATAATCCGAGCAATCCGAGCAATCCGATCGCAATCAAACCTCACACCGATCCGGCTTTTGCTGTGAGCAAGGTCGCCGAATATAAAGGTCCGGCGGCTGTTCCGGCTTATGCGGTTGAGTCGGATCTAAAAAATATTTTCAATCTCAATCAGTTCCGCGCCGGCACCGATGAGCAGGGCGATTTTTATTTTGCCATCAATATTTTGCCCGATGCCGCCAAATATATTGAGCGCAACGGTTTTGTCGTCTTGCCGTCGCATAAAAGTACTTTTTACGATACTTATGAAACCAACCGTTATAATGCTGTACCGAGTTTCATCACGACTGACTCGGTGCTGCACACATTTTATTTGATGTACGACTATGTCCTGAAGGATGTGGAGCGGCAAACGTTGGATAAAACTTTGAAAGATTTGACCAGCTCAATGTTCAGAACCTCGGCCGAGCAGTATGAACGGCTGAAAGGTGGGAATTTTGCCAATGCCGCGCGGCGAAACCTAGCTTATTTTGCGGTGGCGTACAAACTTTTATTCCCGAATTTTGAGCCGCCGGAAGAGGTTGCCGAGACGGTTGCGCAAGAAATGAGTTTAATCGAAGCAGCCAACGGCATCGCGCCATCTCCGGTTGTCAATTTGGGTAGCAAGGCTAAAAGTGATACGGATCTCTACCAGCAGGATTACTCGCAGTTCAAGGTGCGGGGACATTATATCTTTTCCGAGGGAATGAAACGCTACTTTAAAGCGAACATGTGGTACGGGCAAGTTACATTTCGGGCTGCAGTTGAAGATGAGTTAAAATCATCTCTTTTGATGGCAGCAAATACCGTTAAACCGGAAATCAAAAAAATGTGGCAGACTATTTTTAATACAATCAACTTTTTTGTTGGTGAGTGCGATGATATAACCGCGCTTGATTATGAGTCTGCTTTGCGTGAAGTGTATCAAGGCGAAATGACGGAAGACAAGGTTACCGACAGTGGTAAATTGAGCAAGGCAATTAAACTAATCAACAAATTGCCGCCCCCAGCAGTTAATTCAGTTCCCATTTATAAGGAAGAAATTCAGCCGGATCAGGTAAAAGCCGTCAAAGGTTTTCGTTTTATGGGACAGCGATTCACCGTTGACGCGGCCATTTTTCAGAAACTTATGGATCGTGCCGTGAAAGGAAGGATGTTGCCTAAGGGTCTGGATATACCGGCGGCGCTTGGCTCAGCTGAGGCGGAAAAAATATTGAAACAAAACTTTGACGTAAAAAAATATCCTGCATATGCAGCTAATTTGAAGCTGTGCCGTGACTATATGCAAAATTTGAAGGAAGATGTATGGACCTCCAATCTGTATTGGTCGTGGATTAATATGCTGCGCCCGCTGGCCGATAATGCGGACCGGAAAGGCTTCCCGTTCTTCATGCAAAACGATGCCTGGCGACGCAAAGAGCTCACCACATTTTTGGCTAGTTGGACGGAATTGAAATATACTACGGCTCTTTACAGCAAACCGCCGATAGCTGAAATGGGTGGGGCAAGTGCTGGAAATATGCCACCGCCGGACGATCGGGGCTATGTTGAACCGAACCCGACCTTGTATAAGCGCATGGCCGCTTTGACACGGCAAACTGCTGCCGGACTTGAGGCTTTGGGACTAAGCACGGCTGAGTTGCAGACTCATTTCAACAAGCTTAACAATATCGCCGATCGTCTGGGTGATATAGCGACAAAAGAATTGGCCAACACGCCACGCAGTTTGGAAGAGTATGAATTTATCAGGCAGTACGGGGCGGAATTGGAGCATTTTTGGAAGACGGCCAAAAAAGATGAGATGGATAGTTTGGATTTGGATCCGGCCAGATTTCAGGAGTTCCATCCCGACGGGGTAGTAGCGGACGTGGCTACCGACCCGAACGGAGAAGTTTTGCAGGAAGCTACCGGCTTTGCCGATAATATCGTGGTCGCTTTTCCACGTGATGGCAAGGTGGTATTGGGGCGAGGAGCCGTGTACAGCCAGTTCGAGTTTACTGTGCCACTAAGTCAAAGGATGACGATTAATGAATGGCATAAATTACTGCGAGAAGCTTCGCAGACCGAACTGAACAAATATTATGCTGTATGGCAAGATTATGTCTGTACTAAAGAAAACTTGGTTCAATGA
- a CDS encoding CaiB/BaiF CoA transferase family protein, producing the protein MSKKLLEGVKVVELANFIAAATAGRFFADLGADVIKVESSRGDPLRYTAPSEGRPLDMFENTTWELENANKRNISINTKSEEGKEILFKLLDGADILITNWRVGALQRAGLDYESLKTRFPKLVYGMVTGYGEKGPDKDLPGFDFTAFFARGGYLEMLRQRDSVPMNVVPGVGDHNVGLNLAAGLLAALYHAKMTGKGEKVETSLFESAIFNMGMMVQSAQYTETGAKYPINIREADNPLLACWHTADDRYIQTCTPDYNTYYKRFITAIGRADLVDSERYFPVQNLQKNKASSEVYDIVMAAFGTKTVAEWSKIFTEADIPFSLAQNWEEILVDKQAWANDCFYKMKYPNGNERTLVHQPVKFEEMGVPKYERGPFIGEQSAEVLAELGYSEAEINRIKAEGVVYFWNPDDFKK; encoded by the coding sequence ATGTCAAAGAAGCTATTAGAGGGAGTAAAGGTCGTGGAGCTTGCCAACTTTATAGCCGCTGCGACGGCCGGCCGTTTTTTTGCCGATCTGGGAGCTGATGTAATTAAAGTTGAAAGTTCGCGCGGTGATCCGTTGCGTTATACCGCACCTTCCGAAGGCCGTCCGCTCGACATGTTTGAGAACACGACTTGGGAGTTGGAAAATGCTAATAAACGTAATATTTCTATCAATACCAAGTCTGAGGAAGGTAAGGAAATTTTATTTAAACTGCTGGATGGTGCCGACATCTTGATCACCAACTGGCGGGTTGGTGCGTTACAAAGAGCCGGCCTTGACTATGAGTCACTGAAAACTCGCTTCCCTAAACTTGTCTATGGCATGGTCACCGGTTATGGTGAAAAGGGCCCGGACAAGGACTTGCCGGGATTTGACTTTACTGCCTTCTTTGCCCGTGGTGGATACTTGGAAATGTTGCGGCAACGTGATTCCGTGCCGATGAATGTTGTTCCTGGCGTCGGCGATCACAACGTAGGCTTGAATTTGGCAGCCGGCTTGCTGGCGGCTCTTTACCATGCCAAAATGACCGGTAAAGGTGAGAAAGTTGAAACGTCGTTGTTTGAAAGTGCGATTTTCAACATGGGCATGATGGTTCAGTCAGCTCAGTATACTGAAACCGGTGCGAAATATCCTATTAATATCCGTGAGGCCGACAACCCGCTTCTGGCCTGTTGGCACACCGCTGATGACCGTTACATTCAAACCTGCACACCGGATTACAACACGTATTACAAACGTTTCATAACTGCCATAGGCAGGGCGGATTTGGTTGACAGTGAGAGATATTTCCCGGTCCAAAACTTGCAAAAGAATAAGGCTTCAAGTGAAGTTTATGACATTGTCATGGCGGCATTCGGCACCAAGACGGTGGCGGAGTGGAGCAAAATTTTCACAGAGGCCGATATCCCCTTCAGCTTGGCGCAAAACTGGGAAGAAATTCTGGTGGACAAGCAAGCTTGGGCTAATGATTGTTTCTATAAGATGAAATACCCGAACGGCAACGAGCGCACTCTGGTGCATCAGCCGGTTAAATTTGAGGAGATGGGCGTGCCGAAATACGAACGTGGGCCGTTCATCGGTGAACAAAGTGCAGAAGTACTGGCCGAGCTGGGATATTCCGAAGCGGAAATCAATCGTATTAAGGCGGAAGGCGTAGTTTACTTCTGGAATCCGGATGACTTTAAAAAGTAA
- a CDS encoding electron transfer flavoprotein subunit alpha/FixB family protein → MKTLNIQDYHGVWVFAEQRDGKLTPVVAELLGEGQKLAKEIGTELAAVLLGDKNVDELTAELAGWGADKVYVARDPRLQQYTNDAYAKVIGDAIQVYKPEIVLLGATHIGRDLGPCLAVDVNTGLTADCTKLEIDPKDKKLLQTRPAFGGNLMATIICQDNRPQMSTVRPGVMSKTEFAPDRKAEVVELKVDLTPANLRLTVEEVVKNIGKQVSLVDAKYIVSGGMGLGNAEGFKLLQKLADRLGGTIAASRAAVDAGWIEHSYQVGQTGTTVKPVIYFACGISGAIQHLAGMKSSDIIVAINKNAEAPIFEVADYGIVGDLYAVIPAIIDAIDQHAAKQAE, encoded by the coding sequence ATGAAAACTTTAAACATACAAGATTATCACGGCGTTTGGGTTTTTGCTGAACAACGTGACGGCAAACTAACCCCGGTAGTGGCTGAGTTGCTGGGGGAAGGTCAAAAGTTGGCCAAAGAGATCGGAACAGAATTGGCCGCAGTTTTACTCGGCGACAAAAATGTCGATGAGCTGACTGCTGAATTAGCCGGCTGGGGTGCTGACAAAGTATACGTGGCACGCGATCCCCGTTTGCAGCAATACACTAATGATGCCTATGCCAAAGTAATTGGTGATGCTATTCAAGTATATAAACCGGAAATTGTCTTGCTCGGCGCAACACACATCGGCCGCGACCTTGGCCCTTGCTTGGCAGTCGATGTCAACACTGGTTTGACCGCAGACTGCACTAAGCTGGAAATTGATCCGAAAGATAAAAAATTACTCCAGACGCGTCCGGCTTTCGGCGGTAACCTGATGGCCACTATCATTTGCCAAGATAATCGGCCGCAAATGTCGACCGTTCGCCCCGGTGTCATGAGCAAAACTGAATTTGCTCCCGATAGAAAGGCGGAAGTTGTTGAACTGAAGGTTGATTTGACCCCGGCCAACTTGCGTTTAACGGTTGAAGAGGTAGTCAAAAATATCGGCAAACAGGTTTCTCTCGTCGACGCTAAATATATTGTCTCCGGCGGTATGGGCTTAGGCAATGCGGAAGGCTTTAAACTGTTGCAAAAATTGGCGGATCGGTTAGGCGGCACAATTGCGGCTTCCCGAGCGGCCGTAGACGCCGGTTGGATTGAACATTCATATCAAGTTGGGCAAACAGGTACAACCGTCAAGCCGGTTATTTACTTTGCCTGTGGTATCTCCGGCGCTATCCAGCATTTAGCTGGCATGAAGAGTTCGGATATAATCGTTGCCATCAATAAGAATGCCGAGGCACCTATTTTTGAAGTGGCCGATTACGGTATTGTAGGAGATTTGTACGCGGTGATTCCGGCGATAATTGATGCTATTGATCAACATGCCGCCAAACAAGCTGAATAA
- the etfB gene encoding electron transfer flavoprotein subunit beta — protein sequence MKIVVCVKQVPNTNEVKIDPVKGTLIRDGVPSILNPDDANALEEALRIKDENEDVVVDVITMGPPQAMTMLRECLAMGADNAYLLSDRVFGGADTCATSTTIAAGIRKIADYDIIFAGRQAIDGDTAQVGPQVARRLGLPFVSYVEKCELKDGEVKVHRQLEDGYEVVSVKTPCLLTMVKELNTPRYMNLARIFKAYETEITVWDHTNVEVNPDECGLKASPTRVFRSFTPPLKGAGEMLEGSVKSMAETLVEKLAAKHII from the coding sequence ATGAAAATAGTAGTTTGTGTAAAGCAGGTACCTAATACCAATGAGGTTAAGATTGACCCGGTAAAGGGAACTTTGATTCGTGACGGTGTGCCGAGTATTTTGAACCCGGATGATGCCAATGCCTTGGAAGAGGCTCTACGTATAAAAGATGAAAATGAAGATGTTGTGGTAGATGTTATTACCATGGGGCCGCCGCAAGCTATGACCATGTTGCGCGAATGCTTGGCTATGGGCGCCGACAACGCTTACCTGTTGAGCGATCGTGTTTTCGGTGGAGCCGATACTTGCGCTACCTCAACGACGATTGCAGCCGGAATTCGTAAAATTGCCGATTATGACATTATTTTTGCCGGTCGGCAGGCCATAGATGGGGATACCGCTCAGGTTGGACCGCAGGTTGCCCGTCGACTTGGTCTTCCTTTTGTATCTTATGTTGAAAAATGCGAACTCAAAGATGGTGAAGTAAAAGTTCATCGTCAACTGGAAGACGGTTATGAAGTAGTCAGCGTCAAGACACCTTGTTTGCTGACAATGGTTAAAGAATTAAACACTCCTCGCTACATGAATCTGGCTCGCATTTTTAAAGCATATGAGACTGAAATCACGGTTTGGGATCATACAAATGTTGAAGTCAATCCAGACGAATGCGGGCTGAAAGCATCGCCGACTCGGGTATTCCGCTCCTTTACCCCGCCGCTCAAGGGCGCCGGTGAAATGTTGGAAGGCAGTGTGAAATCAATGGCGGAAACTCTGGTTGAAAAACTGGCGGCTAAGCACATTATCTGA
- a CDS encoding acyl-CoA dehydrogenase family protein encodes MIFTEQQEMIRQLARQIAEQELTKEVLDEVEASGVFPEEILRKFAKAGLFAIKVPRDLGGAGGNNVTYMMVMEEISKISAIASIYVSTANSLSSGPLLISGTKDQIQKYLLPIASGEKKVCFALTEPGAGSDPNSMTTSAVLDGDHYVLNGRKCFITQAPLADYAVVYARTDATKGVKGITAFVVDMKAPGVTCGKPEDKMGIIGCATSDIIFEDVKVPVEDRLGAEGMGFINAMKTLDVGRLGVAAQSIGVAGGALELSIQYAKERKQFGKPIAKFQAISFMLAEMATKLEAARQLTYHAAELKDRNDKNAGRYCSMAKLFASEVCNEICAKAVQIHGGYGFIKDYKVERMYRDCRVFTIYEGTSQVQQIVISNSLLK; translated from the coding sequence ATGATTTTTACGGAACAACAAGAAATGATTAGACAGTTAGCTCGACAAATTGCTGAGCAGGAACTGACTAAAGAAGTCCTCGATGAAGTAGAGGCAAGCGGCGTTTTCCCGGAAGAAATTTTGCGGAAATTTGCCAAAGCAGGACTGTTTGCAATTAAAGTACCCCGCGATTTGGGCGGTGCCGGCGGCAACAATGTAACCTATATGATGGTTATGGAAGAAATATCCAAAATAAGCGCGATTGCCAGCATATATGTATCTACCGCCAACTCTTTGTCCAGCGGTCCTTTGCTGATTTCAGGCACGAAAGATCAAATACAAAAATACTTATTGCCGATAGCCTCGGGTGAAAAAAAGGTTTGCTTTGCTTTGACTGAACCTGGAGCCGGTTCTGATCCTAATTCAATGACTACTTCAGCCGTATTGGATGGCGATCACTATGTACTCAACGGCCGCAAGTGCTTCATCACTCAAGCGCCGCTCGCTGATTATGCAGTTGTCTATGCCCGCACCGATGCTACTAAGGGTGTCAAAGGAATCACTGCTTTCGTGGTGGATATGAAGGCACCTGGCGTTACTTGTGGTAAACCTGAAGACAAAATGGGAATCATCGGTTGTGCTACTTCAGACATTATTTTTGAAGATGTCAAAGTACCGGTGGAAGACCGTCTTGGCGCCGAAGGAATGGGCTTTATCAATGCTATGAAAACTCTTGACGTAGGACGTTTAGGGGTTGCTGCACAATCTATCGGTGTTGCCGGTGGAGCTTTGGAATTAAGCATTCAATATGCCAAGGAACGTAAGCAATTCGGCAAACCGATTGCCAAGTTCCAAGCGATAAGTTTTATGTTGGCTGAGATGGCAACCAAACTGGAAGCAGCTCGGCAGCTGACTTATCACGCCGCGGAACTCAAGGATCGCAACGATAAGAATGCCGGGCGCTATTGCTCGATGGCCAAATTGTTCGCTTCGGAAGTTTGCAACGAAATTTGTGCTAAAGCAGTGCAAATCCATGGTGGTTATGGCTTTATCAAAGACTATAAAGTTGAGCGTATGTATCGTGACTGCCGTGTCTTTACGATTTATGAGGGAACTTCTCAGGTACAACAAATCGTTATCAGCAACAGTTTATTGAAGTGA
- a CDS encoding class I adenylate-forming enzyme family protein codes for MIVLTISRLLRQVAAMYPEKIGVIADDFTLSWGEIDRKVDARCYYFLQQGITAGRRIGVWSINSGEYLLTLLALCRIGAVPVLLNTALSDEELISLCDRVEIDFLIYGEGYKGCLFAGTLNQVNCRSGNLNLLSMANISDEADQYLHRPPFVDFARPNSTALIMCTSGSTQLPKAVQLSHYSLVNNAKAMVDAMQWGKDDLVCVTVPFFHCFGLTGCILTALHTGMTLVVLPRFRSVPAFAKIQSYKCTVLNGVPSMYLSMYANPARRDYDLSSVRSGIIAGSPIYQQDFIKVKSMFADGCAIQPSYGQTETSPCCTIVPRCNGKVATADNVGVPIDGVEMRIVDNDGYPVTRGESGKIQVRGYNVMQGYYNQPEETLAAFTADGWLDTGDLGEFDQDGNLVMTGRSKTIIIRGGENISPVEIEKAISALPGIAAVSVFGVPDPILQEEICACIVPQKTANYTAEIIRADLVEHLAGYKIPKYILFFDEFPCLASGKVDLKKIHRQAQERLAAVNKS; via the coding sequence TTGATTGTACTTACTATTAGCCGGTTATTGCGTCAGGTTGCAGCAATGTATCCGGAAAAAATTGGAGTGATCGCGGATGATTTCACCTTATCTTGGGGAGAAATTGATCGCAAAGTTGATGCCCGGTGTTACTACTTCCTCCAACAGGGAATAACCGCAGGTCGGCGTATAGGTGTATGGAGTATAAACTCGGGTGAATATTTATTGACCTTACTTGCATTGTGCCGTATCGGCGCAGTGCCGGTGCTTTTGAATACGGCTTTGTCGGATGAAGAACTGATTTCCCTGTGCGACCGGGTTGAAATTGACTTTCTGATATACGGCGAAGGCTATAAAGGATGTCTTTTTGCCGGGACCCTTAATCAAGTAAATTGTCGGTCCGGAAATTTAAATCTTTTGTCAATGGCAAATATAAGCGACGAGGCTGACCAATATTTGCACAGGCCGCCGTTCGTAGATTTTGCCCGACCGAACAGTACTGCACTGATTATGTGTACATCCGGCAGCACTCAGTTGCCTAAGGCGGTTCAACTGAGTCATTACAGCTTGGTAAACAATGCTAAAGCTATGGTAGACGCTATGCAGTGGGGAAAGGATGATCTGGTATGTGTGACCGTGCCGTTTTTTCACTGCTTCGGCTTGACTGGCTGTATTTTGACAGCTCTTCATACCGGGATGACCTTGGTCGTTTTACCAAGGTTCCGCAGTGTGCCGGCTTTCGCAAAAATCCAATCCTACAAATGCACGGTCTTGAACGGTGTACCTTCAATGTACTTGTCGATGTACGCCAATCCGGCGCGGCGAGACTACGATTTATCTAGTGTTCGCAGTGGAATTATTGCTGGATCACCAATTTACCAGCAAGATTTTATAAAAGTAAAATCAATGTTTGCGGACGGCTGTGCGATTCAACCCTCATACGGGCAGACGGAAACATCACCTTGTTGTACCATTGTGCCGCGGTGCAATGGCAAGGTAGCTACGGCGGACAATGTAGGTGTTCCTATCGACGGAGTCGAGATGCGAATCGTTGATAATGACGGCTATCCGGTTACCCGTGGCGAGAGCGGAAAGATTCAAGTGCGCGGATATAATGTCATGCAGGGATATTATAATCAGCCTGAGGAAACGCTTGCTGCCTTTACCGCCGATGGCTGGCTCGACACCGGTGATCTCGGCGAGTTTGACCAAGATGGCAATTTGGTTATGACCGGGCGAAGTAAAACGATTATTATTCGCGGCGGCGAGAATATTTCGCCGGTGGAGATTGAGAAGGCGATTTCTGCTTTACCGGGAATTGCCGCTGTGAGCGTGTTCGGGGTGCCAGATCCGATTCTGCAGGAGGAAATTTGTGCATGCATCGTGCCTCAAAAGACAGCAAATTACACTGCTGAAATAATTAGAGCTGATTTGGTTGAACATTTGGCTGGATACAAAATACCTAAATATATACTATTTTTTGATGAATTTCCTTGCTTGGCAAGCGGAAAAGTTGATTTGAAGAAAATACATCGGCAAGCCCAAGAACGGTTGGCCGCTGTTAATAAAAGCTAG
- a CDS encoding 2-hydroxyacyl-CoA dehydratase subunit D, with translation MADLQTLFNQFHEIAETPAVQFKKFLDAGEKVVGCAPGYTPEEVIHAMGFVPFGVWGAYMQVEDAKAYFPAFIPSLLQTMLELGIKGKYDGMTAIVIPSLSDSLKALGENWKYAVKNVPFIPAVYPQNRAIPCGREFTKAAYKRIEKRLNELTGAVLTDEKLAASIEIYNAHNAAMRDFAAACAKYDCLTPCRRRDVFKSAWFMRKEDHTKLVRALLDELVNQPVEHKKLRIITSGIIVDNNNLLQILEDNNINIVADDVLHESRQYRVDATEGSTAIEKLVDKFARMDYCSLLYDKDKKRGPMLVDLAQKTKAGGVIVFLTKFSDPEEFDYVPLRRALQAAGIPVLLIEIDSQMDRFDQAQTAIETFVDLLS, from the coding sequence ATGGCGGATTTACAAACACTATTCAATCAATTTCACGAGATCGCCGAAACTCCGGCTGTCCAATTCAAAAAGTTTTTAGATGCTGGTGAAAAGGTCGTTGGTTGTGCTCCTGGCTATACCCCGGAAGAAGTTATACATGCGATGGGCTTCGTTCCGTTCGGCGTTTGGGGTGCTTATATGCAAGTTGAAGATGCTAAAGCTTATTTCCCGGCTTTCATTCCTTCTTTGCTGCAAACTATGCTTGAACTGGGGATTAAAGGTAAGTATGACGGTATGACTGCAATCGTTATCCCTTCTTTAAGCGATAGCTTGAAAGCCTTGGGAGAGAACTGGAAATACGCTGTCAAAAATGTTCCGTTTATTCCGGCCGTTTATCCGCAAAACCGCGCCATACCTTGCGGTCGTGAGTTCACCAAAGCTGCATATAAGCGTATTGAAAAGCGACTGAATGAATTGACCGGTGCTGTTCTTACCGATGAAAAATTGGCGGCATCGATTGAAATATACAACGCTCATAATGCGGCTATGCGTGATTTCGCCGCTGCCTGCGCGAAATACGATTGCCTTACCCCATGCCGCCGGCGTGACGTTTTCAAGAGTGCCTGGTTCATGCGCAAAGAAGATCACACTAAGTTGGTGCGGGCGTTATTGGATGAGCTGGTGAACCAACCGGTTGAACACAAAAAATTGCGAATTATTACTTCAGGCATCATCGTTGATAACAATAATCTTTTGCAGATCTTGGAAGATAACAACATAAATATTGTTGCCGATGACGTTTTGCATGAGTCCCGTCAGTACCGCGTTGACGCTACGGAAGGTTCAACAGCTATCGAAAAATTGGTGGATAAGTTTGCCCGGATGGATTACTGCTCATTGTTGTATGATAAAGACAAAAAGCGCGGTCCGATGTTGGTTGACTTGGCTCAAAAGACTAAGGCCGGTGGCGTTATTGTCTTCCTGACCAAATTCAGCGATCCAGAAGAATTCGATTATGTTCCGTTACGCAGGGCTTTGCAAGCGGCCGGAATACCTGTTCTGTTAATTGAAATTGATAGCCAAATGGATCGTTTTGATCAGGCCCAGACGGCTATTGAAACATTTGTCGATCTTTTGAGCTGA
- a CDS encoding 2-hydroxyacyl-CoA dehydratase subunit D — MAEEVKTEAAKPEVKKPKVIDTNSAKYKLGQVIVKHYREVFEAKERGEKIGWCASNFPEEIFETLGLKVCYPENQAAAISARGAGTKMCEIAEDDGYSNDICAYARISLAYMKTKSAPEQDMPLPDFVLCCNNICNCMIKWYENISKELNIPMILIDIPFNPDYDVSPEHIAYVKGQFLDAIHQLEEITGKKWSDERFKEVMKISNRTSKAWLEATGYTRFQPSPLNGFDLLNHMAVAVCARGRIEAAEAFEALTKEYAEAVKNGTSTFRAEEVHRIMFEGIACWPHLRVTSTGLKSRGINMVATIYADAFGMLYDDFDGLIRCYCQVPNCCNLEKARDNRIAIVKRTKAEGILVHTNRSCKLWSGFMYEMSRQIGEACDIPVVSFDGDQADPRNFSEAQYDTRVQGLAEIMADRKASAKEA, encoded by the coding sequence ATGGCAGAAGAAGTTAAGACAGAAGCAGCAAAACCGGAAGTAAAGAAGCCGAAAGTAATTGACACAAATTCCGCCAAGTACAAGCTCGGCCAGGTGATAGTCAAACACTATCGCGAGGTATTCGAGGCTAAAGAACGGGGCGAAAAAATCGGCTGGTGTGCAAGCAACTTCCCCGAGGAAATTTTTGAAACCTTGGGACTGAAGGTCTGCTATCCTGAGAATCAGGCGGCAGCTATATCGGCGCGTGGTGCGGGTACAAAAATGTGTGAGATAGCCGAGGATGACGGTTATTCCAACGATATTTGTGCTTACGCCAGAATCAGTCTGGCCTACATGAAAACCAAGAGTGCGCCGGAGCAGGATATGCCTTTGCCGGATTTTGTCCTGTGCTGCAACAATATTTGTAACTGTATGATCAAATGGTATGAGAATATTTCGAAAGAATTGAATATTCCTATGATATTGATCGACATCCCCTTCAATCCTGACTATGATGTGAGCCCTGAGCACATTGCCTATGTCAAGGGACAATTCTTGGATGCCATCCATCAGCTGGAAGAAATTACCGGTAAAAAATGGTCAGATGAGCGTTTCAAGGAAGTAATGAAAATTTCCAATCGTACTTCTAAGGCTTGGCTCGAAGCTACCGGCTATACCAGATTCCAACCGTCACCGCTAAATGGCTTTGATTTACTCAATCACATGGCGGTTGCAGTATGTGCCCGCGGCCGAATTGAAGCGGCTGAAGCGTTTGAAGCTTTGACCAAAGAATATGCTGAAGCAGTTAAAAACGGAACGAGTACTTTCAGAGCTGAAGAGGTTCATCGTATCATGTTTGAAGGTATCGCGTGCTGGCCGCATTTGCGTGTCACTTCGACCGGCTTGAAATCTCGTGGTATTAACATGGTTGCGACTATCTATGCTGACGCTTTCGGCATGCTGTACGATGATTTTGATGGCCTTATTCGGTGCTATTGTCAAGTGCCTAACTGCTGCAATTTGGAAAAAGCGCGCGATAATCGTATTGCGATAGTCAAGCGTACCAAAGCTGAAGGTATTTTGGTACACACCAACCGTTCGTGCAAACTGTGGAGCGGATTCATGTATGAAATGAGTCGCCAAATCGGTGAAGCCTGCGATATACCTGTAGTCAGCTTTGATGGTGACCAGGCTGATCCGCGTAACTTCTCAGAAGCACAGTATGATACCCGGGTACAGGGTTTGGCTGAAATTATGGCCGACCGCAAAGCATCAGCTAAGGAGGCTTAA